In the Helicobacter typhlonius genome, one interval contains:
- a CDS encoding outer membrane beta-barrel protein, translating into MKKILAFIPFAFALCVFGAEEQKYRFIVGGSIGSQTTWFKNADTNVKWSNMGETLYNEKGGLSGRGALGLQINTSQKLFTRILAEVAESNILDSSSKPSYRSYGITWEEGYRFTPRFYTFGGPGVHYAQLKFNDESAKGFGVNVNLGLGFVLSDFVSLEVMGRGSFPLSDKFKELGVSNNEALSMQLSYLANIMIAF; encoded by the coding sequence ATGAAGAAAATTCTTGCTTTTATTCCATTTGCTTTTGCATTATGTGTTTTTGGAGCAGAGGAGCAAAAATATCGCTTTATAGTAGGCGGAAGCATAGGTTCTCAAACGACTTGGTTTAAAAATGCTGATACAAATGTCAAATGGAGCAATATGGGTGAAACTTTATATAATGAAAAGGGTGGTTTAAGCGGACGTGGTGCATTGGGCTTGCAGATAAATACAAGCCAAAAGCTTTTTACGCGTATCCTTGCTGAAGTCGCAGAATCAAATATCCTTGATAGCAGCTCAAAGCCATCATATAGAAGCTATGGTATCACTTGGGAAGAAGGATATAGATTCACTCCACGATTTTATACATTTGGCGGACCGGGTGTGCATTATGCGCAACTCAAATTCAATGATGAGAGTGCAAAAGGATTTGGCGTGAATGTGAATCTAGGACTAGGTTTTGTGTTAAGCGATTTTGTAAGCCTTGAAGTAATGGGACGAGGTAGCTTCCCTTTGAGCGATAAGTTTAAGGAATTAGGAGTGAGTAATAATGAAGCTCTGTCTATGCAGCTTAGCTACCTCGCAAAT